In Anaerococcus prevotii DSM 20548, the genomic window CCTTGCTTACTACATCATATTTTTCTATTGTTTCATATGAAACATTTAATAAATCGTGTTTTGAAGAATTGGCATAGGTAACATAACTTTCCTTAATAACATCACTTGCCCCATCAATATCAATTATAGAGCTAGCTATTAAACCACCAGTAAAGGATTCTGCAGTCGCTACAAACTCTTTTCTTTCTCTAAGTATATCTATTAGAACTTCTTCTTTTCTCTTATCTTCGAAAGTTATAATATAATCTCCTAGAGATTCTTTTACATCGTTTATTCCCCTAGCTAAAAGCTTGTCAACTTCAGCTTCACTTTTTCCGCTTGCAGTTATCCTTAGTATACATCCATTATCTGTAGCATAAGGACTTATGGTAGGATTTTCCCCTGAAAGGTCTACCCTGCTTGCCATATCCCATTCACCTAGGAAGGCTGTTTTTACTGTGACAGATTTGATAAAGGAATCTTTCATAATGTGTTTTGCGACTTCCTTATCAAACATGTATGTCATCTCGTGAGGTGGACCTGGCAAGAGTACAAACTTAGTCTTGTCAGATTCTATAATACAACCTGGCGCTGTTCCTTTTGGATTTTTAAGTATTATGGCATCTTCAGGAAATATTGCCTGTTTTTTATTAATATCTATAGCTTTGTCATCTTTAGAAAAATATTCTTCCAAAGCTCTAAGAGAATCTTTATCTACTAGCAGTTTATTTTTATTTGCGACCTTCATTACTACTTCTTTAGTTATATCGTCCTCTGTTGGTCCAAGACCCCCTGTTATGAAGACATAATCGTAAAAATCTTCTTTTAGGACTTTTTCAAGTCTTTTAAAGTTATCACCAACAGTTACCATCTTATAGACATTTATTCCCATGTCTTTGAGATGGCTTGCTATGTATTGTGAATTTGTATCTACTATATTTCCTAATAAAATCTCAGTTCCCACTGAGCAAATTAAAGCTTGCATATTTACTCCTTTTGCTATCTTATATTTTACCACAAAAAAAGGGGCTCTTGCAAAACTACGGACAAGGGTCCTACCATAAATTATGGTAATTCTGCAATAGCTCCTTTAAAACTCTCGGATTAATTTCTTGGATTTTTTCTAAAATCAATTAAAAACTTGATGGCAAATCCTATCGCTATAATACAAGCTAGTCCCAAGACCTCATTAGGAAATACCGCTACTAAATTATTCACCATATGGACTAAGATGACTTCCTTTACATTCCTTCTATAATAATATATATATCCTAGAACTAAACCTATGAATAAAGTGTTAAGTCCTTGGATTAAATTTAGGTGATAGATAGCAAAAGTAAGGGCCGTAATTATTATCTTTGCCTTGGGACTTTTCTTTAGCTCTGCAAAAAGTATTCCTCTGAATAAATACTCTTCTAGAATTGGTGCTAGTATTACTACGCTAAAAATCATCAAGACATACTCGTAGTTATTGGAAAATGAAAGAGCTTGGTTCAAGGTCTCTATTACATTATTAACATAAGCATTATCTTCAAATATTTTCATTATGGCTGAAACTAATAGGTTTCCAAAGCCTGCAAGACCTAGACCGATGATTACTAATTTATAGGAATCCTTTTTTAAACTCCCTATTTTTATATAATCATCTCTATACTTTTTAGATCTAATCTTTACGAAAATTCCTACAAAAATTAATTTACTTACTTGAGTTATTACTAGATAGTAAAGGGGTTGGACCTCTCCTAGAATTAATCCTGAAAGAATCCCGACTCCTATATCATAAAGTATATTTACTATTAAAAAAATTACCGCTATCATAATTTCACATGAAACATCACAGAGGGGATTTCTTAGGTAGATTTTTTCCTCTTGGATATTTCTTCTTAGTTCTCCTTATTTTTTCTACTACTATATTTACTCTCTCATTACCGTCCAAATCAAATCTATCAAGCTTTATAACTCTGCCGCCTAAAATATCTATAGCTTTTTGAGCATTTTCTAATTCTTCATCTGCCCTAGGTCCCTTAAGAGCTATGAAAATCCCACCGACTTTAAGCATTGGAAGGCAATATTCGGAAAGGGTGGCCATGTTTGCCACAGCCCTTGATACTACAACATCATAAGTCTCTCTTTCCTCTTTGGCGAAATCTT contains:
- a CDS encoding CinA family nicotinamide mononucleotide deamidase-related protein — its product is MQALICSVGTEILLGNIVDTNSQYIASHLKDMGINVYKMVTVGDNFKRLEKVLKEDFYDYVFITGGLGPTEDDITKEVVMKVANKNKLLVDKDSLRALEEYFSKDDKAIDINKKQAIFPEDAIILKNPKGTAPGCIIESDKTKFVLLPGPPHEMTYMFDKEVAKHIMKDSFIKSVTVKTAFLGEWDMASRVDLSGENPTISPYATDNGCILRITASGKSEAEVDKLLARGINDVKESLGDYIITFEDKRKEEVLIDILRERKEFVATAESFTGGLIASSIIDIDGASDVIKESYVTYANSSKHDLLNVSYETIEKYDVVSKEVLKEMLDGLYKKTKAELTIATTGYAHLGKVFVGVLYKGEYIPKEYNFKGDRNRVRLRAKNRAIDLAITLMRGKYDNINI
- a CDS encoding CPBP family intramembrane glutamic endopeptidase; translated protein: MIAVIFLIVNILYDIGVGILSGLILGEVQPLYYLVITQVSKLIFVGIFVKIRSKKYRDDYIKIGSLKKDSYKLVIIGLGLAGFGNLLVSAIMKIFEDNAYVNNVIETLNQALSFSNNYEYVLMIFSVVILAPILEEYLFRGILFAELKKSPKAKIIITALTFAIYHLNLIQGLNTLFIGLVLGYIYYYRRNVKEVILVHMVNNLVAVFPNEVLGLACIIAIGFAIKFLIDFRKNPRN
- the rsmG gene encoding 16S rRNA (guanine(527)-N(7))-methyltransferase RsmG; amino-acid sequence: MDKAYKIYMDYLLEVNSHTNLTAITDPSEIETKHFKDSLTVLDYIKEGDRVLDIGAGAGFPGIPLRIEKDIDLTLIDSVNKKVKFMNEVIEKLGLTKARAIHTRAEDFAKEERETYDVVVSRAVANMATLSEYCLPMLKVGGIFIALKGPRADEELENAQKAIDILGGRVIKLDRFDLDGNERVNIVVEKIRRTKKKYPRGKNLPKKSPL